In a single window of the Anguilla rostrata isolate EN2019 chromosome 4, ASM1855537v3, whole genome shotgun sequence genome:
- the htr2b gene encoding 5-hydroxytryptamine receptor 2B, with protein sequence MSPLPGNGSSADNPIAGGDGGGGGELRWASLLMVAVIVPTIGGNILVILAVALERKLQNATNYFLMSLAVADLLVGLLVMPIALVTVLFNSGWPLPGYLCPIWLFLDVLFSTASIMHLCAISLDRYIAIKRPIQHSQYKSRSKALAKITVVWLISIGIATPIPIKGLRNFHFPNNVTFVNDACVLKPESFRDFIKFGSLVAFFIPLTIMMVIYLLTIRALRRKACLLRSRAFRRTARPAAPPAPGPHPHPAPPSPEDVPLRRMSTMGKRSMQNLSNEQRASKVLGIVFLLFVVMWCPFFITNVTSALCDTACDGAAVARLMEIFVWVGYVSSGINPLVYTLFNRTFREAFARYITCSYGGVAAAAPAELQRKNTATAIAVPASFRSSVAENSKLFMKRGVSNGIGPAGGQSPLRRRPNPTNDPPAPPSACVLLDASLLTENQNCTREERVSYV encoded by the exons ATGTCCCCGTTGCCAGGCAACGGCTCTTCTGCGGACAACCCCATCgccggcggcgacggcggcggcgggggcgagcTGCGCTGGGCGTCGCTGCTCATGGTCGCGGTGATCGTCCCCACCATCGGGGGCAACATCCTGGTCATCCTGGCCGTGGCGCTGGAGAGGAAGCTGCAGAACGCCACGAACTACTTCCTGATGTCGCTGGCCGTGGCCGACCTCCTGGTGGGGCTGCTCGTCATGCCCATCGCCCTGGTAACCGTGCTCTTCA ACTCTGGTTGGCCGTTGCCCGGATACCTCTGTCCAATCTGGCTCTTCCTGGACGTGCTGTTCTCCACGGCCTCCATCATGCACCTGTGTGCCATCTCGCTGGACCGCTACATCGCCATCAAGAGGCCCATCCAGCACAGCCAGTACAAGTCCCGGTCGAAAGCGCTGGCCAAGATCACCGTGGTCTGGCTCATATCCATCG GCATCGCCACGCCCATCCCCATCAAAGGCCTGCGAAACTTCCACTTCCCCAACAACGTCACCTTCGTCAACGACGCCTGCGTGCTGAAGCCGGAGAGCTTCCGGGATTTCATCAAGTTCGGCTCGCTGGTGGCCTTCTTCATCCCGCTCACCATCATGATGGTCATCTACCTGCTGACCATCCGCGCGCTGCGCCGCAAGGCCTGCCTGCTCCGCTCCCGCGCCTTCCGCCGGACCGCCcggcccgccgccccccccgcgcccggcccgcacccgcacccggccccgccctcgccgGAGGACGTCCCCCTGCGCAGGATGTCCACCATGGGCAAGCGGTCCATGCAGAACCTCAGCAACGAGCAGCGGGCCTCCAAGGTGCTGGGCATAGTCTTCCTCCTGTTCGTGGTGATGTGGTGCCCGTTCTTCATCACCAACGTGACGTCGGCGCTGTGCGACACGGCCTGCGACGGGGCCGCCGTCGCCCGGCTGATGGAGATCTTCGTCTGGGTGGGCTACGTGTCCTCGGGCATCAACCCGCTGGTCTACACGCTCTTCAACAGGACCTTCCGCGAGGCCTTCGCCCGCTACATCACCTGCAGCTACGGCGGGgtcgcggcggcggcgcccgcGGAGCTGCAGCGCAAGAACACCGCCACCGCCATCGCCGTGCCGGCGTCCTTCCGCTCCTCCGTCGCCGAGAACTCCAAACTCTTCATGAAGAGGGGCGTGAGCAACGGCATCGGCCCGGCGGGGGGCCAGAGCCCCCTCCGCCGGCGCCCAAACCCCACGaacgacccccccgcccccccgtccgcCTGCGTCCTGCTGGACGCCTCGCTCCTCACCGAGAACCAAAACTGCACACGGGAGGAGCGTGTCAGCTACGTGTAG